One window from the genome of Cryptomeria japonica chromosome 6, Sugi_1.0, whole genome shotgun sequence encodes:
- the LOC131065803 gene encoding expansin-A11 produces the protein MGADMGEKDMARRLMVLTVICYFIKIAEASGGGGSGWSRGHATFYGGSNAAPSTMGGACGYDNVYTAGYGVYTTALSSALFREGEACGACYELLCDSMSDRRWCRQGGRVVVSATNFCPSNDRGGWCNSPLQHFDKSLPAFTRIARYSSGIVPVLFRRVGCAKKGGVKFTVKGHSFFNLVLISNVGGNGVVKGVWVRGGRGGVWQAMHRNWGANWQNNSKLDGKPLSFRVMVEDGKMLTFNNVVPSNWRFGQTFATRLQFS, from the exons ATGGGGGCGGATATGGGTGAGAAGGATATGGCAAGGAGATTGATGGTGTTAACTGTGATATGCTACTTTATTAAAATTGCAGAGGCCAGTGGTGGTGGAGGATCGGGCTGGAGCCGTGGCCATGCAACATTCTATGGAGGCTCTAACGCTGCACCCTCCACCATGG GCGGGGCGTGTGGTTACGATAATGTATACACGGCAGGGTATGGAGTATACACAACAGCGCTGAGCAGCGCCCTGTTCAGAGAAGGGGAGGCCTGCGGGGCGTGCTATGAGCTGCTGTGCGACTCAATGTCCGACCGCCGATGGTGCCGCCAAGGCGGACGTGTTGTAGTGAGTGCTACAAACTTCTGCCCTTCCAACGATAGAGGAGGGTGGTGCAATTCGCCCCTGCAGCATTTCGATAAGTCGCTGCCTGCATTCACCAGAATTGCGCGCTACAGTTCGGGAATTGTGCCGGTGCTCTTCAGAAGAGTGGGCTGCGCTAAAAAGGGTGGCGTGAAGTTTACAGTGAAAGGGCATTCCTTCTTCAATCTGGTTTTGATAAGCAACGTGGGAGGGAATGGAGTGGTGAAGGGCGTTTGGGTAAGAGGAGGAAGAGGCGGAGTTTGGCAGGCAATGCACAGAAATTGGGGTGCCAATTGGCAAAACAATTCAAAGCTTGATGGAAAGCCGCTTTCCTTCAGAGTAATGGTAGAAGATGGAAAAATGCTTACATTTAACAATGTAGTCCCTTCCAATTGGCGATTCGGCCAAACCTTCGCCACCCGCTTGCAGTTCTCTTGA